The Bryobacteraceae bacterium genomic sequence CCGGAAACACGGTCCAAGGCGATTTCGATCTTCGCCACCAGCCAGATGGTCGGCGTCGCTCTGGGCGGCTCCTTTAGCGGCTGGATCGCTGAGCAATATCATTGGCGCATCGCGTTCTGGGCGCTCGGCGCCGCCGGAATGCTGTTCGCGATTCCCCTGTGGCGTTTCCTCTCGAGAGTTCCGGAATCTTTCCTCCGGCGGAGCAATGAGGAACGCGCCGACGCGAGAACTTTCCTCGCGCTATTCCGGATTCCATCGCTGCGCGTGGTGACCACGTTTGTTTCCATCGCGACATTCGGCCTCTACCTCGTCTACACTTGGCTGCCGACCTTCCTGCACGACAAGTTCTCGCTCGGCTTGGCCAGCGCCGGATTCGAAGCCAGCGTATACCCGCAGATCGGCACCGCCGCGGGGCTCTTGGTCGGCGGACTCCTGGCGGACCGGCTGTACCTGCAAACTCCAGCCGCGCGTTTCTGGATCGTCCTCGCCGCCTTCTTCACCGCCGGACCCAGCATCTACTTCCTCGGAAACGCTTCCACTCTCGAAGCCGTTCGCGCCGCCGCCACCGCGTTCGGGTTCTTCTCCGGTTTCATTGCCGGCAATCAGGCGGCGAGTTGCTTCGACGTGGTCCCAGCCGCCCACCGTGCCTCAGCGGTCGGCGTTCTCAACCTGGTGGGCGCTGGCGTATCCGGCTTCGGGCCGTTTCTCGGCGGCCTGGCGCGGCGCACCGTCGGTGTCGACCGCGTCATGGTCTTCACGGGCGGCCTTTACGCCGTCACGGGAATGGTTGTGCTCTACGGGATCCTGCGTCACTTCCGGCGGGATCATGAACAGGCCATGAACGCAGAGCGAACTTGATCGTCGGCCGATGCGTCACCCGGGCGACGGCAACGCGGCTCTCGTTACCCGCATCACGTTTCCACCGAGGATCTTCTGGATATCCGCGTCGGAAATCCCCCGCTGTACCATCCCGACGGTGAACATCGGCCAATTCGTCCAGGCCAGGCTCGGATGGGACCGCGAGCCGAGCGCGCCTGCTGGCCAGAACGCCTCGTACCGTGTGCGCGACTTCGGACGCCGCCCCATCTTCCGGTGCTCCTCCTCCGCCCGGCGCGGGATGTAGGCGATGTCGGTCCCGATCGCCACATGGTCGGCGCCGAACCGCTTCACGATGTACTCGATGTGATCGATCATCGCGGCCAGGTCCGCGCTGCCCCCCAGGAAAGAAGCCACACTGAAGACGCCGACGTAGCCGCCGGTGTCGGCAATCGCGCGAATCACCTCATCCGGCTTGGAGCGAATATGCCGATGCACGCCGACAGCTCCGCTGTGACTCGCAACCACGGGCCTGCTCGATGCCTTGGCCGCCTCAAGGCTCGTCCGCCATCCGGAATGCGCCACGTCTACGATCACACCCACGCGATTCATCTCCGCGATCGCCGCGCGCCCCAGGTCGCTGATGCCGGCGTTCGCCGGTTCGCCGCAGCCGTCTCCAAGCACGTTCCGCCGGTTGTAGGTGAGGTGCATCATCCGGATGCCCAACTGAAAGAACAGCCGGATGGAGGCCAGTTCGTCGGTCACCGAGTTCCACTCCTGAGCCAACGGAACGCCATTGCCGGTGAGGTAGACGCAATGGCGGCCCTGCCTCTTCGCGGCCTCTATGTCGTCCGGCATGGCCGCCCGCGATACTTTGTCCCGCAGCTTATCGGTGAGATAGGTGAAGTGAGCCAGCCGTTTCAAGAGCCGCATCGGCGAACTGCTCTCTTCGCCCGCGTTCTGAAAGACGCATGTCACCCCCGACGCGTCCCACGCCTCCATGTATTCCTGAAGCTGCGAAGGGTCGTCGGCAACGCGCGCAAGCAGCATCTCCGTGTATAGATCCTCGAGTTCCAGGTTGTTCGCGCCGGAGTCGATCGCCTGCCGCATACGTTCGCCGTCCACGGCCGAACGCGGCGAGAACCCGTAGGACTCGACGACCAGCGAACTCGCATGCAATTCCAGCGCGTGCTGGAGGTGCTTCTCACTCGGCTTGAGCACGTCGATCGCGGCCTGGCGCGATTGCCGGATCTTCTCGTTCGTTTCGGCCGCCTGCAGCAGCGGAGCGAACGACGACGCCACGAAACTCCGTCGCGTTGTCATCGCGCTCCTCCAGCAAGGTAACGGCTGAACCACTCCAACATCTTCTCCTTCTCATCGTCGTTGTAGACGTGGCCGGTCTCCGGGTAGATCACGCTGCGAAACGCCTCGGGCTTGCCGTGCAGCGCGTAGACCTTGGCGAGGATCGTCTCGAGCTTCTTCATGCCCTCCGGCGGCGATCCCGCGTCGCGATCACCCGTGAGCGCCAGAAACGGCCGTGGCGCGATAAGCGCCATCACGCCCTCGCTGTCGAAATGCTTGAGGATTCCGGGTACGAAGTAGTAGATCCCGTGGGCTCGCAACTGGCGCGTGGCGATGAGATCCTCGTAGCGCGTGAAACACGCCACACCGACCACTGCCTTGATGCGGTCGTCGATTGCCGCCAGCCACCAGGCCCGCGTGCTGCCCATGCTCATCCCCTGCGCGCCGATCCGGTCCGGATCCACCTCCGGACGCGACGCCAGATAGTCCAGCGCGATCAGTTCGTCGCGCAGCATCATGCCCCACAAAGTCCGCCCCAGCCACAGGTTCAGCTTGAACAACGACATCTCCTGGTCGGACCCGCGCTGCATCGTCTCGAGCGCGCCGGCCGGCCCCTTACCCTTTCGCTCGCCGTTGAAGTAGTTATCGATCCCGATCACCACGAAACCCTTCTTCGCCAGCAGTTCGGCTACGTTCTGTGACGTCGGCTCATAGCCGAACATGTTCTCTTTGCTGCTCGAATGGCCGTGCATCGTCAGGATCGCCGGATGGCGGGTTCTGCCGCCCTCCGGAATCGCGATGTAGCCGGGCACCTGCGAATCCACGCCGTTGTCGAAGACGAACTTCTCGATCCGCCATCCCTGCTTCCGGTCGACTCCCACGACTTTCACGCTCTTCGGCGACGGCCGCGGCGGCATCTCGCCGAGTGAGTCCACCACCACGCGCCTCACCCGCTCGCGCTGCGTCTTCCACGCGCTGGAAGTCTCCGGAATCGTCAACTTGCCGATCGGCAGTTTCCGAAATGCGTCCGGGACGCCTTCCCACGGCGCCTGGATCGGTTCGGGC encodes the following:
- a CDS encoding MFS transporter; this translates as MKPEWALIAYLWGCYVLNHADRQVIYTLFPALQVEFGLSDTLLGMTGALFLWVYGLCSPVAGVLGDRWPRNRIVTGSLAIWSFFTVLTGFAPNGGVLLSLRALLGISESLFMPAAFALMASAHRPETRSKAISIFATSQMVGVALGGSFSGWIAEQYHWRIAFWALGAAGMLFAIPLWRFLSRVPESFLRRSNEERADARTFLALFRIPSLRVVTTFVSIATFGLYLVYTWLPTFLHDKFSLGLASAGFEASVYPQIGTAAGLLVGGLLADRLYLQTPAARFWIVLAAFFTAGPSIYFLGNASTLEAVRAAATAFGFFSGFIAGNQAASCFDVVPAAHRASAVGVLNLVGAGVSGFGPFLGGLARRTVGVDRVMVFTGGLYAVTGMVVLYGILRHFRRDHEQAMNAERT
- a CDS encoding membrane dipeptidase — its product is MTTRRSFVASSFAPLLQAAETNEKIRQSRQAAIDVLKPSEKHLQHALELHASSLVVESYGFSPRSAVDGERMRQAIDSGANNLELEDLYTEMLLARVADDPSQLQEYMEAWDASGVTCVFQNAGEESSSPMRLLKRLAHFTYLTDKLRDKVSRAAMPDDIEAAKRQGRHCVYLTGNGVPLAQEWNSVTDELASIRLFFQLGIRMMHLTYNRRNVLGDGCGEPANAGISDLGRAAIAEMNRVGVIVDVAHSGWRTSLEAAKASSRPVVASHSGAVGVHRHIRSKPDEVIRAIADTGGYVGVFSVASFLGGSADLAAMIDHIEYIVKRFGADHVAIGTDIAYIPRRAEEEHRKMGRRPKSRTRYEAFWPAGALGSRSHPSLAWTNWPMFTVGMVQRGISDADIQKILGGNVMRVTRAALPSPG
- a CDS encoding alpha/beta hydrolase family protein, which gives rise to MRIAPLLLVVLALQAQPPPEPIQAPWEGVPDAFRKLPIGKLTIPETSSAWKTQRERVRRVVVDSLGEMPPRPSPKSVKVVGVDRKQGWRIEKFVFDNGVDSQVPGYIAIPEGGRTRHPAILTMHGHSSSKENMFGYEPTSQNVAELLAKKGFVVIGIDNYFNGERKGKGPAGALETMQRGSDQEMSLFKLNLWLGRTLWGMMLRDELIALDYLASRPEVDPDRIGAQGMSMGSTRAWWLAAIDDRIKAVVGVACFTRYEDLIATRQLRAHGIYYFVPGILKHFDSEGVMALIAPRPFLALTGDRDAGSPPEGMKKLETILAKVYALHGKPEAFRSVIYPETGHVYNDDEKEKMLEWFSRYLAGGAR